CACACATTCGTACTTTACTATTGACGTTCTTTTATCGTTATATGCGTCCAATTGTTGAAAAAGGCTATATTTATATTGCTCAGCCTCCACTTTATAAAATTCAACAAGGAAAACGAGTTGAATATGCCTATAACGATAAACAATTAGATTCGTACTTGGCTGAAATGCCTGATCAACCTAAACCAGGTATCCAACGCTATAAAGGTTTAGGAGAAATGAATCCTGATCAGTTATGGGAAACAACAATGGATCCAGAAACACGTACATTACTTCAAGTAACACTAGAAGATGCGATTGAAGCGGATGAAACATTTGATACGTTAATGGGCGATAAAGTAGAGCCACGTAGAAACTTCATCGAAGAAAACGCACAGTACGTTAAAAACCTTGATATTTAATCTATTTGAAAGAACACCTCATCTCGGTGAGGTGTTTTTTACATAGAATATTAGACAAAAAAAGAGATTGTGATCGTGTAAGAAATGTTAGCTGAAAACGAATATTCCATCAAATTGATGTGTAATCTTTCGCTAATATTGCTATAATGAAGAGTAGACTAATTATTTAACATAACCAATTGGGCAGGTTTTATTATATTTAAAACTATCAACTTTTCTAAAAGAAGATAGTATTTTGCCATTTTTCGATGTAATGTTTTTGGCACTCCCAATTAAATTAAGAAAAGGAATAAGGGAGGTTATTTTAATATGGCGGAAAATCAAGGATCACATGTTATTGAGAGAAATATTAGTAATGAAATGCGAGAATCTTTTTTAGGCTATGCGATGAGTGTAATTGTGTCTCGTGCATTACCGGACGTTCGTGATGGACTGAAACCTGTTCATCGACGCATTCTCTATGCAATGAATGACTTAGGAATGACATCTGATAAACCATTTAAAAAATCAGCACGTATCGTTGGAGAGGTTATTGGTAAATACCATCCACATGGTGACTCGGCTGTTTATGAAACAATGGTTCGTATGGCGCAGAATTTTAACTATAGATATATGCTAGTAGATGGACACGGAAACTTTGGGTCAGTCGATGGAGACTCAGCAGCTGCAATGCGTTACACCGAAGCTCGTATGTCTAAAATATCAATGGAGCTAATCCGTGATATAAACAAAGATACAATTGATTATCAAGATAACTATGATGGCTCCGAAAGAGAACCAGTAGTCCTTCCAGCAAGATTCCCTAATTTACTTGTGAACGGTGCTACTGGAATTGCGGTAGGAATGGCAACAAATATCCCTCCACATCAATTAGGTGAAGTAATTGATGGCGTCCTAGCGATTAGTAAGGATCCAGAGATAACAATTCCTGAGCTTATGGAAATTATTCCTGGACCTGACTTCCCAACAGCTGGACAAATTATCGGAAGAAGCGGGATTCGAAAAGCTTATGAAACTGGCCGTGGATCAATTACTCTCAGAGCGAAGGTTGAGATTGAAGAAAAGGCTTCAGGTAAGCAAGTAATTATTGTTAAGGAAATTCCTTATCAAGTAAATAAAGCAAAGCTAGTTGAAAAAATCGCAGAGCTTGTTCGAGATAAAAAGATTGACGGAATCACAGACTTACGTGATGAATCTGACCGTACTGGAATGCGTGTTGTTATTGAGGTTCGTAAAGATGCGAATGCGAACGTATTACTTAATAACCTTTATAAGCAAACAGCGCTTCAAACAAGCTTTGGTATTAATATGCTATCTCTAGTAGATGGACATCCTAAAGTATTAAATATTAAGCAAATGCTTCATTACTATCTTGAGCATCAAAAAGTAGTGATTAAACGTCGTACTGCTTTTGAATTAAGAAAAGCAGAGGCACGTGCTCACATTTTAGAAGGTTTACGAATTGCCCTTGATCATTTGGATGCTGTGATTGCCTTAATTCGTAGCTCGCAAACAACTGAAATTGCCCGTAACGGATTAATGGAGCAATTTTCTTTAAGTGAGAAGCAAGCACAAGCAATTCTTGATATGAGACTTCAAAGATTAACAGGTTTAGAAAGAGAAAAAATTGAAGAAGAATATCAATCACTAGTGAAGCTAATTGCAGAACTAAAAGCAATTCTTGCGGATGAAGAGAAAGTACTTGAAATCATTCGTGAAGAGCTAACTGAAATTAAAGAGCGATTCAACGATGAACGCCGTACCGAAATTGTAGCAGGTGGAATTGAAAGCATTGAAGATGAGGATTTAATACCTGTAGAAAACATAGTTATTACATTAACTCATAATGGATACATTAAACGACTTCCTGTTTCAACATATCGTACACAAAAACGTGGTGGACGTGGTATACAAGGTATGGGAACAAATGATGATGACTTTGTTGAACAACTACTAACAACATCAACCCATGATACGATTCTTTTCTTTACAAACAAAGGTAAAGTATATCGAGCAAAGGGTTATGAAATACCTGAGTTTAGTAGAACAGCTAAAGGATTGCCGATCATAAATCTTCTAAGTGTAGAAAAAGGTGAGTGGGTTAATGCAATCATCCCGGTTTCAGAATTTGTAGATGATTGGTACTTATTCTTTACTACAAAGGATGGAATTTCAAAACGTTCTCCTTTATCTCAATTTGCCAACATCCGAAACAATGGTTTAATTGCAGTAGGTCTTCGTGAAGAAGATGAGCTTATTTCTGTAAAATTAACTGATGGTTCAAAGGATATCATCATCGGTACGAAGAACGGTATGCTTATCCGATTCCCAGAATCAGATGTTCGCTCAATGGGTAGAACAGCTTCAGGAGTAAAGGGAATCTCACTTGATGAAAGTGATGAAGTTGTAGGTATGGAAATTCTTGAAGATGATGTGGATGTACTAATTGTAACAAGCAATGGTTACGGTAAACGTACTCCTTCTGAGGAATATCGCATACAAAGTCGTGGTGGTAAAGGATTAAAAACTTGTAATATTACAGAGAAAAATGGTCCAGTTGTCTCTGTAAAAGCAGCTACTGGTCTAGAGGATATAATGTTGATTACAGCTAGCGGAGTTGTGATCCGTATGGATGTTGATACAATTTCGAAAATGGGCCGTAACACTCAAGGTGTAAAATTAATCAGACTTGATGAAAACGTATCTGTCTCTACTGTAGCATTAGTACAAAAAGAAGAAGAATCTCAAGATGACATGAATGAAGAACTGGAAGAAACAGAACAGCAGTTGGAAAATGACTCATCTGAAGAATAATATAAAGGCATAGAAGGCTGAATACACATTCTTTGAGTGTGGAATTCAGTCTTTTTTTACATTCTTAAACATTATCATTGTTTTTTGTTTATAATGTCATAAGGGGGGGATACCTTTGAAGATTCATATTAGTCAATTAGAAGAAGGTTGTATCTTATCAAAGCCGATTTTATCAGCAACAAATCAACCTTTAGCATATAAAAACACAATTATTACAAAGCACATTAAGGAAGCTCTTATAGCATTCCTGGTAAAAGAAGTTGAAGTGGAAAACATTCTTGATAACGGCCGGGAATTCAAATTAGCTGGATATAGTAATGAGCAAGATGAAACAGAAGATACAGTGGTTGAAGATAGCACATTAATCAAATCGTTTTATCATCAATACCTGGAAGCTGTACAAGCTTATAAGCAGCTTTTTATTAGTTGGCAATCCGGTGTTCAAATTGATATCAACAAAGTAAGACAAGCGATTTTACCCCTAGTATCTGAAATTGAAGGTAATGATGAGGGAGTCTTTAAACTCTATCATTATTGTAAGCAGGAAGATTATATGTACCACCACAGTGTGTCTGTGGCGTTAGTAAGTGCCTTTTTAGCTCAAAAATTAGGGTATCAAAAGGGAGAAATAAATCAAATTGCTTTAACAGGATTGTTATGTGATTGCGGTATGTCAAAAGTAAACCCAGCGATCCTAACTAAAAAGGTAACATTAACTGAAATTGAATATAAAGATATTAAGCAACATCCGGTTCATAGCTATAATTTATTAAAAAATATTATGTCTATTAAAGATGGAGTAAAGCTAGGGGTACTCCAGCATCATGAACGAATAGATGGAAGCGGGTATCCCTTAAGCGTGAAAGCTGAAAAGCTTCATCCTTATAGCAAAATAGTAGCTTTAGCCGATATTTACCAAGCTATGGTTGCAGTAAGACCATATCGTAGTAAGCAGTCACCCTTTAAAGTGTTAGAACAAATTATGGAGGACGAATTCGGCAAATTTGATCTTACAATCATTAATGAATTGAAAAAAGGAATAACAAGGTTTTCTACAGGTACAAAGGTAAAGTTGTCAGATGGATTGGATGCAGAAATTATCTTTATGGATGATAATAACCCAACTAGACCTATGGTGAAATACTTGTATTCTCAAGAGATCATTTCGTTAAAAGATAGAAGAGAATTATTTATTGAAGAAATTATATAAAAACTACTCTGTTTTGTGTTGACTTAAGATATAGATGCTGATATAATTTTTTGAGTCAGCCAAACAGAGTGTTTCATATAAAACTTTGTTAAAAAAAGTAGTTGACTTAACTAACTGTTAAATGTTATATTAATGAGGTCGCTTTTGAGTGACATCACAAGTTCTTTGAAAACTAAACAAAACCAAGCGTGCCAACGTTAATTTTTATTAACAAAAACAATGTACTATATAGTACAAACTTTATGAGCTATATCAACTCTTTATTGGAGAGTTTGATCCTGGCTCAGGACGAACGCTGGCGGCGTGCCTAATACATGCAAGTCGAGCGAACCAATGGGAGCTTGCTCCCTGAGGTTAGCGGCGGACGGGTGAGTAACACGTGGGTAACCTGCCTGTAAGATTGGGATAACTCCGGGAAACCGGAGCTAATACCGGATAACATTTTGAACCGCATGGTTCAAAATTGAAAGACGGCTTTTAGCTGTCACTTACAGATGGACCCGCGGCGCATTAGCTAGTTGGTGAGGTAACGGCTCACCAAGGCGACGATGCGTAGCCGACCTGAGAGGGTGATCGGCCACACTGGGACTGAGACACGGCCCAGACTCCTACGGGAGGCAGCAGTAGGGAATCTTCCGCAATGGACGAAAGTCTGACGGAGCAACGCCGCGTGAACGATGAAGGCCTTCGGGTCGTAAAGTTCTGTTGTTAGGGAAGAACAAGTACCAGAGTAACTGCTGGTACCTTGACGGTACCTAACCAGAAAGCCACGGCTAACTACGTGCCAGCAGCCGCGGTAATACGTAGGTGGCAAGCGTTGTCCGGAATTATTGGGCGTAAAGCGCGCGCAGGCGGTTTCTTAAGTCTGATGTGAAAGCCCACGGCTCAACCGTGGAGGGTCATTGGAAACTGGGGAACTTGAGTGCAGAAGAGGAGAGTGGAATTCCACGTGTAGCGGTGAAATGCGTAGAGATGTGGAGGAACACCAGTGGCGAAGGCGACTCTCTGGTCTGTAACTGACGC
This genomic stretch from Metabacillus sp. B2-18 harbors:
- the gyrA gene encoding DNA gyrase subunit A, whose amino-acid sequence is MAENQGSHVIERNISNEMRESFLGYAMSVIVSRALPDVRDGLKPVHRRILYAMNDLGMTSDKPFKKSARIVGEVIGKYHPHGDSAVYETMVRMAQNFNYRYMLVDGHGNFGSVDGDSAAAMRYTEARMSKISMELIRDINKDTIDYQDNYDGSEREPVVLPARFPNLLVNGATGIAVGMATNIPPHQLGEVIDGVLAISKDPEITIPELMEIIPGPDFPTAGQIIGRSGIRKAYETGRGSITLRAKVEIEEKASGKQVIIVKEIPYQVNKAKLVEKIAELVRDKKIDGITDLRDESDRTGMRVVIEVRKDANANVLLNNLYKQTALQTSFGINMLSLVDGHPKVLNIKQMLHYYLEHQKVVIKRRTAFELRKAEARAHILEGLRIALDHLDAVIALIRSSQTTEIARNGLMEQFSLSEKQAQAILDMRLQRLTGLEREKIEEEYQSLVKLIAELKAILADEEKVLEIIREELTEIKERFNDERRTEIVAGGIESIEDEDLIPVENIVITLTHNGYIKRLPVSTYRTQKRGGRGIQGMGTNDDDFVEQLLTTSTHDTILFFTNKGKVYRAKGYEIPEFSRTAKGLPIINLLSVEKGEWVNAIIPVSEFVDDWYLFFTTKDGISKRSPLSQFANIRNNGLIAVGLREEDELISVKLTDGSKDIIIGTKNGMLIRFPESDVRSMGRTASGVKGISLDESDEVVGMEILEDDVDVLIVTSNGYGKRTPSEEYRIQSRGGKGLKTCNITEKNGPVVSVKAATGLEDIMLITASGVVIRMDVDTISKMGRNTQGVKLIRLDENVSVSTVALVQKEEESQDDMNEELEETEQQLENDSSEE
- a CDS encoding HD-GYP domain-containing protein; its protein translation is MKIHISQLEEGCILSKPILSATNQPLAYKNTIITKHIKEALIAFLVKEVEVENILDNGREFKLAGYSNEQDETEDTVVEDSTLIKSFYHQYLEAVQAYKQLFISWQSGVQIDINKVRQAILPLVSEIEGNDEGVFKLYHYCKQEDYMYHHSVSVALVSAFLAQKLGYQKGEINQIALTGLLCDCGMSKVNPAILTKKVTLTEIEYKDIKQHPVHSYNLLKNIMSIKDGVKLGVLQHHERIDGSGYPLSVKAEKLHPYSKIVALADIYQAMVAVRPYRSKQSPFKVLEQIMEDEFGKFDLTIINELKKGITRFSTGTKVKLSDGLDAEIIFMDDNNPTRPMVKYLYSQEIISLKDRRELFIEEII